GCCGTCATTATCACAGCTAAAGAGACTGAAGACAGGCCTGGCAACCTTGCTGGTTTCGTTATAGCCATAGAGCTTATTCGCATATTGACCATCGCCTGTGATGCCGCTAACACGAACTGTGTAATCCTTGTTTCCTTCATTCGTGCTATCGGAGGCTCCTGTGACCGTGACGGTTTGCGGAATATTCCAGTTTGCAGGTGTGAAAATCAAGCTATTAGTGTTCAATGTCCCGTCATTATTTGAGGTCGTTACTTCGAGGGATACGACCACGTTACCCAACGGTTCTGAACGCAGCTTCATTGTCCACTGCGAGAAGCACGCCGTATCAAGTCTGGCGCTATCATCCGTTGCGAAGCCTGATATAGTCGTGGCACCACTTCCAGTCGTGTAAGTGTTTTCAGCACAATCATTCTGGTTTTTCGCTACAATGACAAAACCCGGTGTGTCATTGTCTATATAGTTAATGGTTACTCCGTTGACCTCAACATTGGAGAGAGTTGCTTTGCGATTGTTGTAGTTAGGATCGAGGCTCACCGCCGCCTTCACTGCTACAAGGAACTGAATTGTCCCGTCACCAATATCATCATTAGCGGGGACAAAATCGATTTTCTGGACTGTATCCCAGTTGGATGGAGTAAAAGTCACCGTCATGGTATTGGCGGGCGTATCGCCCGATCCTTGTAGTCTCAAGCCACCGAGACGGTCAACAGGTTTGACCGCTCCATCCCAACCTGAAGGATCGAAGACGGCGTCGATTTCAATCACAACATCGCTCGTTGGCTTTGTGTTCAGAACAAGGTCGAACGTGCTGATTTGACCCGTGGCTTCAATAGCTTGCGGGAAGGGATTCGTTACTATAATCTTCGGCTCATCGTCATCAATAAGAGTTACGTCGACATCTGGTGGATTGATGTTTCCATAATTTGTTGCCTGACCGAGGACAACTTTGAAATTAATATCACCATCCGCTACATCATTATGATCTTCCCCCCTTTTCCTGGACAGGAGACAGTAAAATGAAAAGGGGTAATTTATGGGCAAAAGAGGCCAGCATTACGATGATAGCTTTCGCAGAATGGCGGTGGATCGGTGGATTCGCGGCGGCAAAACCAGCAAGGAAGTAGCCGACGATCTTGGAATCTCTGTCAATTCCTTGAGAGCATGGAAAGCGCTGTATCTATCAGAACCGGGTGGACCCCAGCAGCAAAACCTGCAAGAGGAAGTTAATCGTTTAAAAAAGGAAGTCATGGAGCTACAGGAGGAGCGCGATATTCTAAAAAAGTCCGTTGCCATCTTCTTGAAACCCCGAAAATGAAATTCGCCTGGATACAGGAGAATCGCTCCGAGTTTTCGGTAAGGAAGATGTGCCGTGTGCTTGATGTATCGGAGAGCGGCTTTTATGAATCACAGATTCGACCTCCTTCACAGCGCTCAACAGAAGATGCTCGAATTGTGGAAGCAATCAGAGTGATCGCTGATGAAACGTTTGGTACCTATGGCAGTCCTCGCGTGACTCCGGAGCTCCATAATACAGGCATGAAAGTTAACCGAAAGCGGGTGGAAAGGCTGATGAGGGAAAACGACATTTCTGCAAGAAATCCGAGGGTTTTTCGTGTAAAGACGACGGATTCCAATCATGAATTGCCGGTTTCGCCCGATCTTGTTCAGCGAAACTTTGAGCCAGGTGCACTTGATCGAATCTGGGTAACTGATATCACCTATATCGAAACAACCGGAGGATTCGCTTACCTGACGACCTTCATGGACCTTGGAAATCGTGAAATCGTCGGCTGGAAACTTTCTGACAATATGCGATCGGAGTCGATCGTTGCCGCTTTGAGGCAGGCCTTGAATCGAAGGGGGCAGAATACCAAAGGCCTGATTATACATTCAGATCGTGGGGTACAATATGCATCGAAAGAGTATCGTGATGTATTGAAAGGTAAGAAGATAAGCCAGAGCATGAGTCGCAAAGGGAACTGCTGGGACAATGCTGTTCAGGAATCGTTCTTCCATACCTTGAAAACTGAATGTTTATACAGAATCGGGTTTTTTCCGAATTTTGAAGACCTACGAAGAATTCTGTTTGACTATATCGAAGTGTTCTACAACCGTAGAAGGAGGCATTCTGCTCTCGGGTACTTAAGCCCGGTAGCTTATGCACAGCAAATTGCATGATTCCCTCCGGAATATTGGGGGAAGATCATTATCGTTAGGAGTAATCGTTACCTCTTGAGCCGTACACCAGTTACCGACCGATGGACAATCACCCGGTGTAAAGGTTAGAAGAGTCGTGCCAATTGTTGCTCGATCTACACCGTCTGTTGTGGGCATGCTGTCGACGGAAACGGGAACGGTTACGATACTGGCTGGGCCTTTCAGAAGTTGTACCGAGAATCGATTCGCGGCACCAACGCCAGCGCCTTCGTTTACGGTACGCGTCAACGGAAGAACTTGCACAGCCGGCGTATCATTATCCAGGTTATATGCAGCGACGTCATTCGCAGCTGCGTTGGCCTGATTCGTAAATGGTTGTCTTCCGCTGTAATTGCCATCTGCGCTGCTGCCATTGTTGAAATGCAAATCATAGTCGATGTCACCATCAATCAGTGGGTCATCGGCACCGGTAAGTAAGACGGGCTGAGGCATCGACCAATTACCGCTGGTGAAAGTTAGTGACGGAACTGATACGCTACCCTCAGTTGTATCGGCGCTGCTCACGCCGATCGTTACATCATCCGTCGGGGCTGTTGTGAGGACTACGCTTGCACAGCCCCTTTTGCCGTCTTCGCTGGTTTCGATCTTTTTATCGGGCCGGGCGTTAATGTTTGAAGTTACAACGATAGATGGGGAATCATTATTGAGGATGACAATGCCCTTCACTTCACCAACGGTGAAGAGGTTGTAGTCTTGATCTTTGCTCTGTGCAGGTTGAAACTTGATTGAGACGAGAGTGTTAATCCCAACGTCAGTATTTGCAGTCAGTGAAATAGTCTGTGGCTGGTCCCAGTCCGAAGCAGTGAAGACGACCTGACTCTTATCGATCATGCCCATGCCTTCAGGTGCGACAGAAATTGGAATCTTAACATCGTCCGTAGGCTGGCGCGTAAGTTTAATCTTGAAGACCAAGGTCCCGGCACCATTTTCTGGCACCGTATAATTGCATTCGCTATCGTCAGCATCATCGTTGCCATCGCCATCAGGCCAGACGACGGCCCCGAGTGGGCCACGATTTACTTCAAAGAATTCCGTGATACCGAAGAGCATCTTATCGGTCAGGTCCCCGATGGGTCCACAAGAGGAGAGAAAAATAGTGCTGATTAGGGCGATCGGAGTTCCGACCTGCGTCATTTTGCTGAGGAAAAGGCCACGGATCTGTTTCATAGGTACTCTCTGGGAGCAAAAAAAAGAATTCGTGCGCGCTCCCGGATTCTGGGACGGGCAGTTGATGGAAAATCCGCTGAGAAAGGAAAATTTTGAAGGGAATCCGGACTGTAAGAAAATACAGGGGTGAACGTTACCCGGAAGATCCGGCTTATCGGTCGGCATTCAGCAGAGATCGGAGTTCCGACCTGCCTCAGAGCTTTCGATCGCGGAGGGTCGTTTAATTGCGGGAATACAGCCTCCAGTGAGCCGTCCCGCGCAAATGGTATCGTTTTGCCAGGAGTTTCATCTCACGCACGAGGTGTTCATCCGGAAAGAAGGCGATCTCAGCTTTTCTGTTCTCGACTGCGCCACCCGGACAGCGGGCCACGAGCATCTGGGAGCGGTGCCGGTGAACAGTGCCGGAGCGGCATTTCAGGAATTCCTGGAATGATTTCTTATGGAGAGTTCTATAGCGGCCGGTTTGGATTTCCCAGGCATAACCATAGGTCGGAACTCCGAGCCAAATTTTGTCTGCCCGGACATGCTTCATCGCCAGCTGAATCGCCGACTCGGCCAGATGGACATCGGTAACGGGGCCGGGTTCCGTAGACGGGCGGTGATAGTCATACGTCATCAAGACGAATTCATCCGCCAGCGGTCCGATTCGAGAAAGGTCGTGGAACTCTCTCTGAGACGAGGGAAAGTTCCCGGGAAGCACAGCAAGGGAAAGAGTCTTTTTTCTGGCTGTCATCTCAGGATAGAGCTCCAGCAATAACATCTCAAGATATTCAAGATCCTCACCGCCAAGGTGTTCAAAATCCAGATGAAGCCCGTCGTAGCTCTCAGCAAGGAACAGCAGCGAGCGAACGGCTGTTTCTCGGTGCCGGGCGGATCTGAGCACACTCTCGCCCGTTTCCCGGTCCGGAAAGGCTACGAGCGGATAAACACGGGGGCGTTTTCCGGGCCGGCCTATAATGGTCGGAACTCCGACAGACTGGAGAGTACCATCTCGCCTCATCACAGTGCCAATCATGGCAAGGACGGCAGATTCTTTGATGCCATCCCTGATCGATTGCGAGGACGAAGGCAGATCCTCAAACCCGACATAGTTCCAGATGTCGGCCTTAAGAGCGACTGGCGTTGCCAGGCTGGAGCTCAACATGATGATCACAAAGCGCATTTGCGCCGACCGAAAGAGCATGAGTGATTTCAGGCATTTTTCTGTCAGGAACAACCTTTTTCGATTTTTTTTGAGTACAATAGGCCGCTCTCCGACCTGAAGCGATATGCACATATCCCTATTACCCCAGCCACCCATCAGCCGGAGTAAGCAGCGCGATGTATTTCGCCTGCAGGCTGCCGGCAAAGTGGACTTCTTCCTTCCTTCTTTTGCAAACGACCAGTTCAACCTTCTTCGCAATGATCCCGGCAGTTTGAATCTCTTTTTCAGGCTCCTACTCGGTCGCTATCGTAATCGAATCCTCCGACAGTTTTATAGAAACTTGAGCAGCAGTGACGACAGAATCCGGACACGCTATCAGTTCTCGGGTCTTGCTCTGCGAAGAGTGAGCTTCCCCGTGGAAGAAGAGGTCTGGGTTGAACTGCGATTGCTCTCGCTTGCCGTCCGGTGTTCAATGAGCCTGATCCTTGTGCAGCTTGTTCAATATGAATACTGTCGTCGATGGAAGTTCGGCCTTCGTAAGTGGGACCCTCACATAGCGGGTCAGGTCGGAACTGCGACCTTTCACAGTCTGACAATTTCCTATTCAGAGGGTTGCAGAGGCTTGGACTGAGAGTATTTTTCTCTGGCAGTCAGCCCGACGTATTTCCACCATGGTACTCTCGTCCCGGGGGTTCACAGGCACGGGCTCTGTCCTGACGGGATGATATGCTATCGTCGAGGAAGAGATGCCAGGCATTCGTATTTATTTATCCCATCCGCTTCAGGAGCTGGCAGATCGTTGGATCGCAGATACGAGCGACGATCTGAAAGGGGCCGACTTATTTCATCCGCTGCGGGTCATCGTCCCGAATCGGAATATGAAGCGCTGGTTGCAGATGTATATGGCCCGAAAGGGAATCGTGGCCGCCCATATCCGATTCCAGTATGTGGAAGATGGAATTCGGTCCTTGCTGGAAGGGATCGCCGGCGAGTATAACCCACAGGTATTGCGTCCGCTTGATCTTCAGGGAAGAATCCTGCATCTATTGCTGCAAGATCTGAAGTCTGATTCTCCGCTGTGGCCTCTATTAACACAGAGAGAGTCTCACTCCGCCAGGGAAGGTTCCGGCGAGGAATCGCTGCGGATCTTTCAGCTTTCTCAGCGAATGACGGATCTATTCACGAACTATGAATACCATCGGGTGGGCACTCTTGAAGATTGGAGGGAAATTGACTCCGATCTTACGCTTGATGTGTTTGCAGATAGCAAATTCGATGATTCGCTTGCAGCCGACGGCCTTTTTGAGGAGCAAAGAAAGCTCTATAGAGCGGCTACCGTTGAGTATGGGAAGGACGAGCAAAAGCTCAATCTTTCTGTACTGCATGCTGATCGTGTACCCGTGTCAGAGTATGCGCGAAGGGTCCTCAAGGGAGATGTTAAGAAAGGAGAGGCTCCGACGGTCTATCTCTTCGGTCTATCACTTCTTTCGAGGTACCATATTTCTCTGATCCGGCATCTTTCCGATCATTATTCCTTTCGAGCTTATCTTCCGGATCTGGTTCCAGGGTTATTCAAGAGGTCCGCAAACGAAAATGACGAACAGTGGTCGCCGATAGAATTCACGGCGGAGTTCCGACCTGAAAACGACCTGTTCGCCGGCTGGAAGAAGTCTTTTGCTGAGCTACTCGGATTGCTTGAAACGGCTTTTCGTGGCCGCATTGAATGGTATGGTCGGAACTCCGACCGTACTTATCCTCTGGGCCGCTTTCACGATGCTCTTCTCAAAGGAAGTATACATCCCATCACTGACCGGATCCATATTGGCTGCTGCCCCGGAGAACGACGGGAGGTTGAGACAGTCTACCAGTGTATTCTACAGGCGATGAGGGATGACCCAACCCTTGAGCTGACAGACATTGCGGTGCTTGTTCCCGACATGGAGCATTATCGTCCCTATATTCTTGATGTCTTTGAGCGCGATAGAACTGCGACAGATCGTCCGCTTATACCTTACAACCTTTCTGACTACTCGGCTGCCAGAGAAAGTCACTTTGCAAGCGGTGTACGTGCACTATTCCAGCTGATCAGAGGCGATTTCACCCGAAGTGAGGTATTCGAGCTTCTCTATAATCCGTGCTGCCAGCATGCAATAGGAATTGATCGAGAAACAGTGGCCGAATGGCTGCGCCTCTTCGATGATGCTGGTATACGTCGTTTCTTCGATGCCGCTGATCGGAGTGCTCAGGTCGGAACTCCGACTGATGGAGAACGATCCGATGCCTTTACATTTCTCAGAGGACTCAGAAGCCTCTATCTCGGAATGTTCCTCGAGCCGGATGATCTCCTGAGTGATGGACTCCGCCCTCACTCCCTGTTCCTTGTCGATAGAACTGCCTTACTCAAACTCATCGATTTTGTGCAAAGGCTGTATCAGTGGCAGCAGGAATTGAAGCGGGAGTTTACAGGCAGAGAGCGTTTTGATAAAACAATGGAGTTCATTGATGGCTTTCTCTCGATTCCGGCATCGAATAATGAAGAACAGGAGGTCCGTGACCACATGGAGTCGGAACTCCGACTTTATGATCTGAGGCTTTTCAAGGATTTCACACTTCTGGAGCAGGCCATGCTCGCCTCTCTTACAGGCATCGCAGGTGGTCGTGGTCATTACCTTGCCGGAGGGGTCACCGTCTGCTCCCTTCAACCGATGCGACCGGTTCCATTCAGGCATATATACATCGCCGGCCTGGGTGAAGGTCAGTTTCCTCCCCGTGAGGATCGTTCTACCCTGAATCTGCTATCACGGGATCCCTCAGTCAGTGCCGGCGGGCTTCCACACAGCAATATAGCGACAGGAGAAAAGGCCCGGCTGCTTCTCTACGAAACCCTGCTCTCGGCGACCGATCGCATTGTTCTCCTTTATAACGGCCGAGATACGACCCGCGACAGGGAGCTTTTGCCGTGCTCTCCGCTGAATGAACTGATCTCTTATTTGAAGAAAGCGGATTCCCCCAAAACGGAGGATCTGGTTGAGCGCCTCCCGCTCAAACTTTACAGCCGTCAGTACACAGGTCGGAACTCCTACCTGTTCTGCAATCTCTCCCGACCGGATATCCGGCTGCTCAATCTATCCTCCATCAGAACCCCACCTCCCCCCAGCCCTTCCCTTGCGGCCGGAACGAAGGTCGATCAGCCTCTCGCCACGGATATCCAGATCGCCCATCTGATCTCGTTTCTGCGTCATCCCGTAGAAGCCGTTATCAAGCGCCAGATGCGTCTCTATGATAGCCGTATCGAAGATGACAGTCTTCATGACGATGAGCCTTTCCATATCACAGATGAAGAGATATGGGGGATGTCATCGCTTGTGATTGAAAGGGCTCTCATGCTCATGTCGGAGGGGACGTCGAACAGTGCCGGCACCGCGATAAACGATGCGGTTTCCTCCATTCAAGGGGAGTTTGCCGATCGTCTGCCTGTTCCCCCCTATGATGAAATTGCTCTTAAAAAGTACCGATCGCCTGACTTTATCGAGCTGCTTGAGATGGCGGGCCCGATCCTCCACAGCCATCCGTTCAGGCGAATCCGACTCGCTGACGAAAGCGCTGTGCAGGTGAACGTGAAGGGACGATCAATCCGTCTGACCGGCGAGATACCCTTTCTCTCGTATGCGGACGGGCATGCGACGATACTTCATGTGACCGACAGAAATTTCACGAACAGAGTTCTATTTCCTTTGCTGTTTCAACTTCTCGTACTCGAACGCACTCGGAGCTTCCGCTGGCATTCGTTCACGATCTGCATCATAGCCATAAAGAATGGGAAAACACAGTTATTGCAATACGCGAATAACCCTGAGCGCACACTCCGGAGCACATATATAGAGGATCTTCTCGATGAGTATCTCGCGGGAGATCTAAATTATCTTCCTCTGCGACTTGACCTCCTGAGCAAAGACATGTGGAAGTCCGATTTCTTTGACACTGCAGTTGGCGATGCAATCCGACGACGACTCGAAGATGAAGCACTTGAGTCCGAGGTAGATTTCATGGATCTTTTACGCGTCATTCCGCCAAAAATCGATGACGACATCCTCTCGCGAATGCGTAAACGCTGGGAGCCGATTGTGACGCTTTCCATTCCTGTCGATGATGGATCATCACGAAAAGGCAAATCAACTGATAAGACAGCGGAAAAGCAATCCAGAACGCAATCAAAAAAGCAAGCAGAGAAGCGACCAGCGAAATCATCAAAGAAACAGTCGAAGAAAGGATCTAAGTCATGAGTATGCAAGATCTGAATCATCCCTATGATTTCGATCTGTCGAAGCATGGCTGGATCGAGGCCTCGGCGGGAACGGGGAAGACCTTTACGATTGAGAGACTGGTTGTGCGCGCCATCGTGGAAGAGAAGATCCCTATATCTTCCATCCTCACCGTTACATTTACCGAGAAGGCGACCGGAGAGCTGAAAGATCGCATCCGCGGTCTATTACAGAACATCGTCGACGGAAGCCTTGCAGAAGGCGACAGACAGTGGTTCGAGGAGCAGCAACGCAAACATGGGGAGCAGGAAGCGAGCAAAACCTTCGCTTTCGTCAAAGAGTCCCTCGATAGATTCGATGAGGCGGCCATATTTACGATTCACGGTTTCTGTCAGTCACTGTTAACCGAGTATTCGTTCGAGCTCGGACGTCTTCTCAAGTACGAGCTTGTGAACGACAACGACCTGCTTGAGACGCTCATCCCCGACGCTCTGCGCAGGCTTCCGGTTTCGGAGTCCCATCTACTGGAGCGGCTTGTCCGATCCGAGTTCTGGAAGGTTACCCATTCCGGGGAGCCCCGCCTGGAAAACACGGTGCGCAATCTGCTTCGCATGCTGAAAGGAAACGTCGAGCCGCGCCTCTCTTCTGCATCCGAGGATTCGCCGATGCAGATCGTTCTTCGCATGGTGCGCTCGATTCAGGACAATCTTACCCGTCTCAAGGCGGAGCGCGGCTGGATCAGCTACGACGATATGATCCTGCATGTGCGCGATGCGCTCTGTCCGACTACAGATCGATTTAAAGATCAAGCGACAGACCGAGCTACAGATCAAAAGAAGGACCCCGATACGAGTCGCAAACTGGCCTCTGCCATAGGCGAACGCTTCCGCTTTGCCATCATCGACGAATTTCAGGATACGGACGCTCTGCAATGGGATATCTTCAGCGCCTGCTTTCTGGACTCCGGCCGTCACGTTAGCCGAACGTCTGATCGCAAATCCGACGATCGGTCGCCCCGGTTGATTCTTGTCGGCGATCCGAAGCAATCCATCTACGGCTTTCGCGGAGCGGATCTCAACGCCTACTTTAGAGCAAAGAAGCGCTTTGTTGCGCTTACCGAAAAGGGAGAAGCCCATCTTTATCGAATCAATCGCAATTTTCGATCATCGCCGGAGTATATACAGGCCCTGAATGCCATCTTCCAGTCGGAGGGTTATCCGTGGAACGTGGCCTCTGGCGACAATGATCTGGCTTACGTTTTGAAAGATTGTCCGACAGGCAATCGATGGGAAGGCACAGAGCTACCGCAGGGGCGCCGTCCGATGAACCTCTGGAGGCCCGAAAACGCTGACGGTGCCGCTGCCATTCGATTGGCTCATGCCCGTCATATCTGTAACGAAATCCGTTTCCTCACGGCAGGCGGACATGAACTCTGCAAAGATGGGAAGCGTCTGCCCGTGAGCTACGGCGACATCTGCATACTGGCCCGTTCAAAAAAAGAGGCCACAGGAATTCTCGGACATCTTCGCGCAGCGGGCATACCGGCCTCTTTCTATAAACAGGCCGGCGTATTTGAATCCGTCGAAGCGCTTGAGATTCTCTACGTGCTTGAGGGGCTTGCCGAACCGGCTCGCTCATCGGCAGTGCAGAAGGCGCTCCTCACCCGATTTTTTGGCATCTCTATAGAGCTGATCCAGGCGATGGATGAATTACCGGTCGACCATCCCTTTCGCGAGCGCCTGCAGCGCTGGCATGAGCTTGCCGGCGAGAATCGATGGCCGCAGCTTTTTCGCGAGATGATGACGGTCGACGAGTTATTCGCACTCGTACATGCCGATGCCGGAGGCTGGGAACGCAGCCTCACGAACTATGAGCAGATCTTTCATGCTCTCGAAGAACGGGCCCTTCGTAACGGCCTTGATCTGATCGGAATCGTGAGACAGCTGAAAGAATTGATACGCGAAGGATCTCTCGAAGAAGAAGAGACGCTGCACAAACAGGAAACCGAAGAGCAACGTGTGCGTGTCATGACCATCCATGCAAGCAAGGGCCTTGAGTTTCCGATCGTCTTTATCTATGGCGGCCTCACAGAAGGCACGAACATTGACTTCTTTCGCTTCTATGAAGAGGAGCATCCCGTTATCGTGCCTGTTCCATGGTTTGATCCCGATAAAAAGGAGCTCGACCGATCCGAATCGGGACTCCGCTATAAAGAGCTACATAAATCGTTTGCCCGGGCCGAGAATGCGCGACTCTACTATGTGGCGCTCACAAGAGCGGCGGTGATGTGCTATATACCGACCTATCGACCCAATCGCAATGCAGGCCCTGTCGGGACCTTCTTACAGGATGCCCTTGACGAAGCGATGAAACTCAGTCCAAACGTTTTTGCAGAAGTGAGAGACCAGCACCAGACGATAGCGTCCATAAGCCGGAGCCCTATCGACGGACAGAGCACGGCGCAGTTGCCGGAGCCTGTATTGCCGGCGCATCTACAGGAAAGAAAGGCCGATCTCCTCTCATATTCGTCAATTGTTCGACAGCGCGCGGAGCGCATTGATCGCGAAGAGCTTGACCATGACGCTTCTGCCTCTGAGGTTATCCTTGAGACCTCTGATGTCGATGTTCAGCCGACATCTCTCGACACGATCTTTCGCGGAGCGGAAGCCGGTAACTTCTTCCATGAAATACTGGAAAGGCTGGATTTCCAGGATGATGCCTTTCGCGAAGAGCAGCCCTCAGACTCCCTTTTCTCTGAAGATGTTTATCCGTCGCTCTCTACCCGCAATCGCTCGCTTATCCGACGCAAACTTGATCAATATGGCTACCGGACCGATTCAGATCACGAAGGTCCGGTTGTGCTGCTTTTGCACAGGCTCATGCGCACGCAGATCCTGCCCGGCTTCCGACTGTGCGATCTGAAACCGGCCGATCGTATCCATGAGATGGAGTTCGTATTCCGATATTCTGAGAATGTCGCCGGCATAAGAGGTGAGAGGTTCTTTACTGGCTTCATCGACCTGGTCTTTCGACATGAGGGGCGCATCTATCTGCTTGACTGGAAAACCAACCGTCTGCCTGCCTATGATCGTCCCCATCTTGACGAGGCCATGCGATCGCATCAGTATGATCTGCAGTATTCCCTCTATGCGCGGGCTCTGAGCGGATGGCTTGAGTCTCGCGGCCATGATCCGGTGGCGGAGTTAGGCGGGATGATCTATCTGTTTCTTCGCGGCGTCAGGCCCGGAGCTTCGGACGGTATCTTCTTCGAGACGGCAAGCCTCGAAGAGGTTAGCAGAAAGCTTGCCCGGGAGATCGGAGCATGAATTCGGCAACGCACATAGATCTGGTCGAGGCTTTGCGGTCGGTGGATGCGTTGGAGCCGGGTTGCCTCTTTATTGCCGGGGATCTACTCAAGATCTGTGACCTTGAAGCCCGTCGGAGTTCCGACCTGAAATATGTCTCTCTGGAAAATTCCGAAGTACGCAACCAGTTGAGGGATTTATTGCTGCTCCTGCAACTCTCGCTTTTCGAAGGCAATCTCTGCATCTCATCCCGCCCTGACGACACGCTGGATTTGCTGTCAAGGCTGGGCGTACCCACCCAGGTCGGAACTCCGACCGCCGAATCCCTTGCCGGCCTCGTCGCCGACCCCGCTCTCGAATCATATTTGCGTCCACTCTTCCACACAGGCATGCTCGTCAGAAAAACCGCCGGCAGCGCCTCATATCTCTTTCCGGGGCGTCAATGGCGGGCCATCGATCGCATCCGTTCTTTCGCCCTGCAATCGGCAACCCAATCCGCCACGTTCACGGACGACCAGCTCCGGCAGTGGTTCCGCGACGTCCTTGCAGAACGCCCGATCATGGGAGGCGAAAAGCCCGTCGCCTTCACAGCGCAGCAGCGTCTTGCCCTTCTGCTTGGTTTAACCGAGCCTCTCTTTGTTCTGTCCGGAGGTCCTGGAACAGGCAAGACGACGATCATTCTCAATCTGCTCCGGCTGATGATCCGGTCGGGCGTGCCGGCAGAGCGCATTCGCATGGCCGCACCGACGGGAAAGGCCGCCGCACGTATGATGGAGTCCATCGGCGGCGGTCTGCGTTCTATTGAAAAGGCGACCGATGCCGACAGGACTATCGAAACGCTCAAGGCGTCGACATTACACGGGCTTCTCGGCATCCGCCCCGGCATAGCACAGCCCGATTATAATTCAGCTAACCCTATCGATGCCGATGTCGTCGTCGTCGATGAGGTGTCGATGGTTGATGCGGTGATGATGTCGTCTCTTCTCTCGGCCATCGATCCGCGGCAAACGCGTCTGATACTGCTCGGCGACCGCGATCAGCTGCCGTCCGTGGAATCAGGCGCCGTTCTCGCCGACCTGCTTGCCCTTCTATCTGAGCAGGGAGAGGCGGCATACACCGAAGATGTTCTACAAAAGGCGGCGGATGTAATCGGCCCCGATGAAGCCTGGAATATGGCCCGTCGCAAACCCTCGGGGCCGAATCGCTACGTTCACCTGACCTATTCTCATCGGTCCGAGAGAGCTGTGCGCGATCTGGCCGCCTGGGTTAACTCCGGAGGCGAAGGACCATCTCCGCTGAAACCGGCCGAGGCTGCGACGCTGGAAGCCGGGCATGAAGGCACGTT
This region of Leptonema illini DSM 21528 genomic DNA includes:
- a CDS encoding IS3 family transposase gives rise to the protein MKFAWIQENRSEFSVRKMCRVLDVSESGFYESQIRPPSQRSTEDARIVEAIRVIADETFGTYGSPRVTPELHNTGMKVNRKRVERLMRENDISARNPRVFRVKTTDSNHELPVSPDLVQRNFEPGALDRIWVTDITYIETTGGFAYLTTFMDLGNREIVGWKLSDNMRSESIVAALRQALNRRGQNTKGLIIHSDRGVQYASKEYRDVLKGKKISQSMSRKGNCWDNAVQESFFHTLKTECLYRIGFFPNFEDLRRILFDYIEVFYNRRRRHSALGYLSPVAYAQQIA
- a CDS encoding glycosyl hydrolase family 18 protein, with product MRFVIIMLSSSLATPVALKADIWNYVGFEDLPSSSQSIRDGIKESAVLAMIGTVMRRDGTLQSVGVPTIIGRPGKRPRVYPLVAFPDRETGESVLRSARHRETAVRSLLFLAESYDGLHLDFEHLGGEDLEYLEMLLLELYPEMTARKKTLSLAVLPGNFPSSQREFHDLSRIGPLADEFVLMTYDYHRPSTEPGPVTDVHLAESAIQLAMKHVRADKIWLGVPTYGYAWEIQTGRYRTLHKKSFQEFLKCRSGTVHRHRSQMLVARCPGGAVENRKAEIAFFPDEHLVREMKLLAKRYHLRGTAHWRLYSRN
- a CDS encoding exodeoxyribonuclease V subunit gamma, which produces MPGIRIYLSHPLQELADRWIADTSDDLKGADLFHPLRVIVPNRNMKRWLQMYMARKGIVAAHIRFQYVEDGIRSLLEGIAGEYNPQVLRPLDLQGRILHLLLQDLKSDSPLWPLLTQRESHSAREGSGEESLRIFQLSQRMTDLFTNYEYHRVGTLEDWREIDSDLTLDVFADSKFDDSLAADGLFEEQRKLYRAATVEYGKDEQKLNLSVLHADRVPVSEYARRVLKGDVKKGEAPTVYLFGLSLLSRYHISLIRHLSDHYSFRAYLPDLVPGLFKRSANENDEQWSPIEFTAEFRPENDLFAGWKKSFAELLGLLETAFRGRIEWYGRNSDRTYPLGRFHDALLKGSIHPITDRIHIGCCPGERREVETVYQCILQAMRDDPTLELTDIAVLVPDMEHYRPYILDVFERDRTATDRPLIPYNLSDYSAARESHFASGVRALFQLIRGDFTRSEVFELLYNPCCQHAIGIDRETVAEWLRLFDDAGIRRFFDAADRSAQVGTPTDGERSDAFTFLRGLRSLYLGMFLEPDDLLSDGLRPHSLFLVDRTALLKLIDFVQRLYQWQQELKREFTGRERFDKTMEFIDGFLSIPASNNEEQEVRDHMESELRLYDLRLFKDFTLLEQAMLASLTGIAGGRGHYLAGGVTVCSLQPMRPVPFRHIYIAGLGEGQFPPREDRSTLNLLSRDPSVSAGGLPHSNIATGEKARLLLYETLLSATDRIVLLYNGRDTTRDRELLPCSPLNELISYLKKADSPKTEDLVERLPLKLYSRQYTGRNSYLFCNLSRPDIRLLNLSSIRTPPPPSPSLAAGTKVDQPLATDIQIAHLISFLRHPVEAVIKRQMRLYDSRIEDDSLHDDEPFHITDEEIWGMSSLVIERALMLMSEGTSNSAGTAINDAVSSIQGEFADRLPVPPYDEIALKKYRSPDFIELLEMAGPILHSHPFRRIRLADESAVQVNVKGRSIRLTGEIPFLSYADGHATILHVTDRNFTNRVLFPLLFQLLVLERTRSFRWHSFTICIIAIKNGKTQLLQYANNPERTLRSTYIEDLLDEYLAGDLNYLPLRLDLLSKDMWKSDFFDTAVGDAIRRRLEDEALESEVDFMDLLRVIPPKIDDDILSRMRKRWEPIVTLSIPVDDGSSRKGKSTDKTAEKQSRTQSKKQAEKRPAKSSKKQSKKGSKS
- a CDS encoding transposase → MGKRGQHYDDSFRRMAVDRWIRGGKTSKEVADDLGISVNSLRAWKALYLSEPGGPQQQNLQEEVNRLKKEVMELQEERDILKKSVAIFLKPRK